The following are encoded together in the Platichthys flesus chromosome 9, fPlaFle2.1, whole genome shotgun sequence genome:
- the nppc gene encoding C-type natriuretic peptide: protein MNLSYLVACGLMVTLLSERMGARPLSQTQQKSLRSLLGEELADFLESEERERRLDAVSSRLRSLRDLRIDTRARGMWARLLNDQPAPRRHKSGNKKGGSSSRSGCFGHKMDRIGTISGMGC, encoded by the exons ATGAACTTGTCGTACTTGGTAGCTTGTGGACTTATGGTCACGCTGCTTTCAGAAAGGATGGGCGCAAGACCTTTATCTCAGACGCAGCAGAAG TCTCTTAGAAGTTTGCTGGGCGAGGAGCTGGCGGACTTTCTGGagtcggaggagagggagaggcggCTAGATGCTGTGAGCTCTCGGTTACGGTCACTGCGAGATTTACGCATTGACACCCGCGCCAGAGGGATGTGGGCTCGCCTGCTTAACGACCAACCCGCACCGAGGAGGCACAAGTCGGGAAACAAGAAAGGGGGCTCCTCGTCGCGGAGTGGCTGCTTCGGACACAAGATGGACAGGATAGGGACCATCAGCGGCATGGGCTGCTAG
- the ncl gene encoding nucleolin: MVKLAKAAAATKQGAQKKKAVPPPKDVEDESSEEESSEEEEIAPAKVVKKATPAKATTAKNGTTAKKAESEDDDDSEESEEEAPPPKKTPAKATPAKAKAAPAKAEESDEDDDESEEEAPPPKKAGKAKPAAKAPAKAEESDEDDDDDEEESEEEAPPPKKAAKAAAKPAAKAAAKEESDDDDEEDDSEEEMDTAPAPAAKGKKAGMVKAKEESDEDEEDDDDDEEDDEEETPVASGKRKADSKKDTPPAKKAKAEGEEFCLFIGNLNSNKDFDEIKSALRKFFEKNELDVADVRLGGSKKFGYVEFNTEEDMQKALELNGKKVMGQELKLDRARSKENSQEGKKERDARTLFVKNLPFSATPEDLKEVFADSVDVRLPPGQNGSNRGIAYIEFKSEAEAEKMLEEAQGADVQGRSIMVDFVGDKSQKGAKAPVTGASSKTLVVNNLAFSATEEVLQASFEKAVSIRIPQKDGRPKGFAFVEFETAEEAKDAMDNLNNSEIEGRSIRLEYSQNSAGRDGGRGNSGPTKTLFVKGLSEDTNDSTLKDSFDGAVAARIVTDRDTGSSKGFGFVDFDNEDDCKAAKEAMDSGEIDGSRVTLDYARPKGEGGFRGGRGGGGFGGGGFGGRGGGGRGGRGGFGGRGGGGRGGRGGFGDRGGRGGGGRGGRGGFGGGRGGGGFAKPQGKKIKFDD, translated from the exons ATGGTGAAGTTGGCAAAG gcagcagcagcaaccaaGCAAGGAGCTCAGAAGAAAAAGGCCGTTCCACCCCCCAAAGATGTGGAGGATGAGTCaagtgaggaggagagcagtgaagaggaagag ATTGCTCCAGCTAAAGTGGTAAAGAAAGCAACTCCAGCTAAAGCCACAACAGCGAAAAATGGCACTACTGCCAAGAAGGCTGAAAGTGAAGATGATGACGACTCTG AGGAGTCTGAAGAGGAAGCCCCCCCACCAAAGAAGACCCCTGCTAAAGCAACACCAGCTAAAGCCAAGGCCGCCCCTGCCAAGGCTGAGGAGTCTGATGAGGATG ACGATGAGTCAGAAGAAGAGGCCCCACCACCCAAAAAGGCAGGAAAGGCTAAACCTGCTGCCAAGGCACCAGCAAAGGCCGAAGAGTccgatgaggatgatgatgatgatgaggaggagtcAGAAGAAGAGGCCCCACCTCCCAAGAAGGCAGCCAAAGCAGCTGCCAAACCCGCTGCAAAGGCTGCCGCTAAGGAGGAATctgatgacgatgatgaggaagatg actctgaggaggagatggacactGCTCCCGCTCCAGCTGCTAAAGGAAAGAAGGCAGGCATGGTCAAGGCCAAGGAGGAgtctgatgaagatgaggaggatgatgatgatgacgaagaagatgatgaagagg AAACCCCAGTGGCTTCCGGAAAGAGGAAGGCCGATAGCAAAAAGGACACACCCCCCGCTAAAAAAGCTAAGGCAGAAGGAGAAG AATTCTGTCTGTTTATCGGAAACTTAAACTCCAACAAGGATTTTGACGAGATCAAATCAGCCCTGAGGAAGTTCTTCGAGAAGAACGAACTTGATGTTGCTGATGTGCGGTTAGGTGGATCCAA GAAATTCGGCTATGTGGAGTTTAATACTGAGGAGGACATGCAGAAGGCACTGGAGCTCAATGGCAAGAAGGTCATGGGTCAAGAGCTGAAGTTGGACAGGGCCCGCAGCAAAGAGAACTCtcaggaaggaaagaaag AGAGAGACGCACGGACACTGTTTGTGAAGAACCTTCCCTTCTCTGCAACGCCTGAGGACCTGAAGGAAGTTTTTGCAGATTCAGTTGATGTCAGGTTACCTCCTGGCCAGAATGGTTCCAACAGAGG CATTGCCTACATCGAGTTCAAATCTGAGGCTGAAGCAGAGAAGATGCTGGAAGAGGCCCAGGGAGCTGACGTCCAGGGGAGATCCATCATGGTTGATTTTGTTGGAGACAAGAGCCAGAAAGGAGCCAAGGCACCAg TAACAGGAGCCTCCAGTAAAACACTGGTCGTCAATAATCTTGCCTTCAGTGCCACAGAGGAAGTCTTGCAAGCATCATTTGAGAAAGCTGTGTCTATAAGGATTCCACAGAAAGATGGCAGACCCAAAGG TTTTGCTTTTGTAGAGTTTGAAACCGCAGAAGAAGCTAAGGATGCAATGGACAACCTCAACAACTCAGAAATCGAAGGCCGGTCAATCAGACTGGAGTACAGCCAGAACTCTGCTGGCAGAGACggtggaagaggaaacagtg GTCCAACAAAAACCCTCTTCGTCAAGGGtctctctgaggacacaaacgATTCCACCCTTAAAGACTCATTTGACGGTGCTGTCGCAGCCAGGATagtcacagacagagacactggaTCATCTAAAGG CTTTGGCTTTGTTGACTTCGACAATGAAGATGACTGCAAAGCTGCCAAGGAGGCAATGGATAGCGGCGAGATCGATGGCAGCAGAGTGACTCTGGACTATGCCAGGCCCAAGGGCGAAGGCGGCTTCCGTGGAGGCCGAGGTGGTGGTGGATTTGGCGGAGGTGGATTCGGCGGTCGTGGTGGCGGCGGCAGAGGAGGTCGTGGTGGATTCGGCGGCCGTGGTGGTGGCGGCAGAGGAGGCCGTGGCGGATTCGGTGATCGCGGCGGCCGTGGTGGTGGCGGCAGAGGAGGCCGTGGTGGATTTGGAG GTGGAAGAGGCGGCGGTGGATTCGCCAAACCCCAGGGGAAGAAAATCAAGTTTGATGACTAA